TCGTTTGCCTGGTATTGGGTCGGATAGGACCTGACACTGGATCTTGATACCGCTGTTCATCATGGAAAAAACTCGCCTGTCATCGTCTCGAGGTAGTTTGATAAGGGTCTTCGATCCGGCGAAATACAGAGGTGATTCGGCGAGAACACCACAATAAACTCGGGCACCAGGGTGCattttttctttgtttctgGTGATACCCTCCAAGCAAAAATGCTGAAGTCGGCTGTGTATTTGATAATCTCTTCCTGTAACCGTCGAAAGGCCTTGGTCCCTTCACCATAAAGCAGAGTCATGTTGACGTTGAAAAGCCCGACCATGCAGTAGGCCGTATCCTCTATTCTTGTTGTGGTCCTGGAAGCCGCCCAGCTCATTTTTTGGGCAACCGACATGCTCGATAATGACTGTGTGTGTCTCAGGATGCCCTTGTTGATTCCATTAATGGAGACAAGATGGTCTATTAGCGTTACTTTGTCGTCCCTGTCCTTCCACTCCCCGTCGAAGAATACCACGTTTGCTAGGGCGATCAGCTCTTGGAGAGTCCATCCACGAGCAAACCACCGGCATCGTGATAGAGCAATTTCCAAAGGGGCGACTCGCGGAGGCGGGAGGTCGGAAAGAAAGACGTAGCACACTAAGGACTGTTGGTACCACTAATACATGGACTTAATAGCCTCGGTTAGCTCAGCGCTGCTGGATTTGTCGATGCAACAGGTGTCGACCCAGGCGTATTGATATCCGTCCTTTTTCGCTATCCGACACGTCATGTCAATCTTCTTGTAGCCCTTCTTGCTCCGGAACATCTGATATCTCCCGCTCTTCATGTCAGCCCAAGtcacctctccatcttccaaCGTGTCTGATAGGATTGCGTATGGTGGAATATCGTTGCCGATAAACTCCTCGAACCGGCCGTCATTGGTGTTGGTAAGTCGCATCTTGATGGAATAGAGAGTATTCCAGCAGTGGTTGCCGGAGGAAAACCGAAAAGATCAACATGTTGAGATTTCGGTACAAAGTATGTCTTTGGTTGGATGAAAGGAGGCCTTCTGGTGCGGCCGGTGAATCTGCCAAGTGATAGGTGTGAGAACAGCACTCGACACTACAGCTGACGGCTGGTGTTAATCAGAGCTCTCAGGCCCTTTACTCGATTGTCAAGCAATGACTGGGTAAGATACACGAATATCACTCGGTCTCACATCAGAGTCATCTCTTACTACACGGTCATCAGTCCCGTCTTAAAACGACTCGACTTCATCCAAACCCTTCCACTTCTTCCTGTCCTCCATTTCTCTCAATTGTTACCTTGACACCCTTCTGCCATCCCAttaaaccaccaccatccccacccaCGCCTCCATCCCACAatcttcaccttcaaactccaactcaacaacccctcccgccaccggctctcacctccatccctcccacatcatcaacagctccTCGGCCGTCCAGCCCTGCAGCCCAGACGACATGGACAAGGAAGCCCAGCGGTCCTCCCTGCCCCTGTTCCGCTGGAAACGAACCTGGCAAATCGCCAACCCGACCGCCTGCTGGGTCGGCCAGATCAGAAGATACGGAACCAGCCAGGACGAAGACCTCTGCCACGGCGACGTCATCCAGTGGCTGGCGACTTTGTGcgtgatgggggtggtggggtatCGATGGGGCGAGCTGAACGGGAGGATTTACAGGTATTTTCCTGACTGGGTGAGAAAATCGGAACATTACCCCAAATCAGCGATGCCGGACTATTGCTATGTTGATAATGGGGTGGAGAAGCCGTTTGTGCCGTGGTGGAGTTGGACGGTCGAGGCTAAGACACACACTGGGAGGTGCCAGTTGAGACATCGACGCTTGTACTCAGAAACGGGAAATAGCCCCCTCACAAACATAAACAGACCCATCATGAAATTAACCTAAAATTGCCTCTCATCAAGCTGATCTTTAACACTACCAAACTtcccaaagaaaaagtcTTTAACTAAATAAACACCCATCCATTTTGCAtccatccaaaaaaaaaaaaaaaaaaaaaaaaaactcctATCGTGCAATGCTGCCAGGGTATTCACCATGTAGTACCTACACAACATCccatcccctctcctcctcctcctcatctcgactcttcctccctctcctgcatCCACTCGGGCGCCAAATCAGCAACCACGGCCTCCTgctccgccagctcctcctccgtcgaGGCAGAGTGTATCGATCCATTCCCCAACGCCCGTTCAAAAAGCTCCTCGGGGctggcatcctcctcaataacctcattctcctccccGGGTTGGGGCTCCCAGGGTGGATACCTCGGagactccccctcctctttgtGCTGACCAGCGAATTCAAACACTGATCCCATCTGGGACACAGGTTGATGCTCAGGAAGTATATCCACCGGGACAATCTTGCCCGATGCCTCAACGAAATACGCCACAGCAACTTGCTCCACCTCCCCGGGAACTTCAGGCTCTTGCGGCTctgctggcggtggggagTCAGGTTTCTCTTCATCGCGGCTAGACTTGGCCATGGTGTAAGTCGACTCAGAGTCAAATGCCGACGGCATAGGGGAGTCTTTGAACAGGGGTGGGAGTTGGCGGGGTGATTCCGACGAGAACTTGTCCTGAGAAGAGCTGTTGGtttggatggggatggcgtTGGTCATGATGGCCGGGTTGGGCACCATGGTCGTGCGGGCGCCTTCGAGAACGAACTTTGTCGCGAGCATCTTGTCCATGCTGTGGCGCTTcatgaagagggagatgaggaaggcggcgacGGAGGCGCCGGTGATGGTCCAGTAGACGCCGTGGAAGCCGGCGACGTCtgggtgtgggaggtgtCAGTTTGAAGCTAGAAAAGAGCGGGGAAGGGGCGGTTGACTCACAGGCTTCGAGGGCGCCGATCCGGACAGGATCGGTAGGGTCCATGGCGGCCATCTGAACAACGAATGCCTCGGAGTCGTGAGCAATCTCCTCCGGCATGCCTAGCTCGTCGAGCTTCTTTACCATGAGGTTCTGAAAGACTGTACCACCGACTGCGACACCGATGGACATTCCCATGGTGCGCATGAAGGCGTACATAGCTGCGGCTCGGCCGGCGTCTTCGACCCGGCTGATAGCCTGGATGCCGACGTTGAcgctggtgaggaggatgccatGGCCGATACCGAAGACAGCGAGAATGACAGCCCAGACAGGGGTGGGGGTGTCGGTGTCGAAGAAGTGGAGGAGACCGCAGccgatggcggtgatggcccAGCCAGACCAAATTGCCCAGCGGTAGTGGCCTGTTCGGGAGGAAATGAGAGAAACGACGATGCTACCGGGGAGCAGGAGACAGGTGACTGGGAAGATGTCGAGTCCGGATTGCGTCGGCTTTTCGAACCGAACCGCGGTGAAGTAGAAGGGAACG
The sequence above is a segment of the Podospora pseudoanserina strain CBS 124.78 chromosome 5, whole genome shotgun sequence genome. Coding sequences within it:
- a CDS encoding hypothetical protein (EggNog:ENOG503P0JI; COG:U), encoding MPTHRHRPSLTVMPRSRDDTPSSSSSLERGEDPHHGLTLKQELEWKPGKQEYAVMITLAIISLMVALDATILVSVLPTLAIDLGGTATDAFWAGTSYLLSCAVCQPFIAALSDIFGRKEMLIFSVLFFTLGTVLCAPIAKNFTVFFAGRSVQGIGGGGIITMGQVIFADIVPLRQRPKYFSLVLAAWALGSVLGPLIGGLFVEKAFWSWCFYINLPFCALGLVLIPCYVKLTTQRTSLRSKLARVDWLGGFLFIGGLTSFLVGMSWGGVQFEWSSAQVIAPMVVGVLSVAMSVVWESYGAREPFLRPQLFCSGSALAAYACALFQGFILFCALYYVPFYFTAVRFEKPTQSGLDIFPVTCLLLPGSIVVSLISSRTGHYRWAIWSGWAITAIGCGLLHFFDTDTPTPVWAVILAVFGIGHGILLTSVNVGIQAISRVEDAGRAAAMYAFMRTMGMSIGVAVGGTVFQNLMVKKLDELGMPEEIAHDSEAFVVQMAAMDPTDPVRIGALEAYVAGFHGVYWTITGASVAAFLISLFMKRHSMDKMLATKFVLEGARTTMVPNPAIMTNAIPIQTNSSSQDKFSSESPRQLPPLFKDSPMPSAFDSESTYTMAKSSRDEEKPDSPPPAEPQEPEVPGEVEQVAVAYFVEASGKIVPVDILPEHQPVSQMGSVFEFAGQHKEEGESPRYPPWEPQPGEENEVIEEDASPEELFERALGNGSIHSASTEEELAEQEAVVADLAPEWMQEREEESR
- a CDS encoding hypothetical protein (COG:S; EggNog:ENOG503P04U), with the translated sequence MRLTNTNDGRFEEFIGNDIPPYAILSDTLEDGEKKIDMTCRIAKKDGYQYAWVDTCCIDKSSSAELTEAIKSMY